From the Streptomyces nigrescens genome, one window contains:
- a CDS encoding FAD-dependent oxidoreductase gives MAAERLVVVGGDAAGMAAASQARRLRKPGELAITAFERGHFTSYSACGIPYWVGGAVDGPDALIARTAEEHRARDIDLRMRTEVTELDLDRGRVRTRELDNGGRESWTGFDKLVLATGARPLRPDLPGIDAPGVHGVQTLDDGQALLDTLDASSGRRAVVVGAGYIGVEMAEALIRRGYEVTVLERSDQPMSTLDPDMGALVHEAMCGMGIETVCGTTVTGVLTDSDGRARAVTTEDAEYPADVVVLGMGVRPETTLAAAAGLPLGESGGLLTDLAMRVRGQDHLWAGGDCVEVLDLVSGRTRHIALGTHANKHGQVIGANVGGGYATFPGVVGTAVSKVCDLEIARTGLLERQAHAAGLRFVTVTVEATNRAGYYPGARPMHVKMLAERRTGRLLGVQIVGREGAGKRVDIAAVALTAGMTVERMTALDLGYAPPFSPVWDPVLVAARKAAGAVRDAGA, from the coding sequence ATGGCGGCGGAGCGGCTGGTGGTGGTCGGGGGCGACGCGGCGGGGATGGCCGCGGCATCGCAGGCGCGCCGGCTGCGGAAGCCCGGCGAGCTGGCGATCACCGCGTTCGAGCGCGGCCACTTCACCTCGTACTCCGCCTGCGGCATCCCGTACTGGGTGGGCGGCGCGGTCGACGGCCCGGACGCGCTGATCGCCCGTACGGCCGAGGAGCACCGCGCCCGGGACATCGATCTGCGGATGCGCACCGAGGTCACCGAACTCGACCTGGACCGCGGCCGGGTGCGCACCCGGGAGCTGGACAACGGCGGCCGGGAGTCATGGACCGGCTTCGACAAGCTGGTGCTGGCGACCGGCGCGCGGCCGCTCCGCCCCGATCTGCCGGGGATCGACGCGCCGGGGGTGCACGGTGTGCAGACCCTCGACGACGGCCAGGCCCTGCTGGACACCCTCGACGCGTCGTCCGGCCGGCGGGCGGTCGTCGTGGGCGCGGGCTACATCGGGGTGGAGATGGCCGAGGCTCTGATCCGTCGCGGCTATGAGGTCACCGTCCTGGAGCGGAGCGACCAGCCGATGTCCACCCTGGACCCGGACATGGGCGCGCTCGTCCATGAGGCGATGTGCGGAATGGGCATCGAGACGGTGTGCGGGACGACCGTCACCGGGGTGCTGACGGACTCGGACGGGCGGGCCCGCGCGGTCACCACCGAGGACGCCGAGTACCCGGCGGATGTGGTCGTGCTGGGCATGGGCGTCCGTCCCGAGACCACGCTCGCCGCCGCGGCCGGGCTGCCGCTGGGCGAGTCCGGCGGGCTGCTCACCGATCTCGCGATGCGGGTCCGCGGCCAGGACCACCTCTGGGCCGGCGGCGACTGTGTGGAGGTCCTGGACCTGGTCTCCGGGCGCACCCGCCATATCGCGCTGGGCACCCACGCCAACAAGCACGGGCAGGTCATCGGCGCCAATGTGGGCGGCGGTTACGCCACCTTCCCCGGTGTCGTCGGCACGGCCGTCAGCAAGGTCTGCGATCTGGAGATCGCCCGGACGGGGCTGCTGGAGCGCCAGGCGCACGCCGCCGGGCTGCGCTTCGTCACGGTGACCGTCGAGGCCACCAACCGCGCCGGCTACTACCCGGGCGCCCGCCCGATGCACGTCAAGATGCTCGCCGAGCGCCGTACGGGCCGGTTGCTGGGGGTGCAGATCGTCGGCCGCGAGGGCGCCGGCAAGCGGGTGGACATCGCGGCGGTGGCGCTCACGGCCGGAATGACGGTGGAGCGGATGACCGCCCTCGACCTCGGCTATGCCCCGCCGTTCTCCCCGGTCTGGGACCCCGTCCTGGTGGCGGCCCGCAAGGCGGCGGGCGCCGTACGGGACGCCGGAGCCTGA
- a CDS encoding PepSY domain-containing protein has translation MDTNRSGVVVRRGRPAGPRTIGLVCAVAAAGALLSGCGSSGNDTGSPQKSGAPSGAVPATATASPTGSLSADQAQRKALVPKAKVDYGQALKAAIAAVPSSEAIAAELKGTPASPYWDTAVATTDGAAYAVRVDAVSGKAEQPRPQSDDPEDKQELAARLTKATVTAQQAAQTATEKTKGTVTTIELGDADHGNNNDSVAWTVGVVTTDDWYETTYEIDAVNRKVLWMNIDQD, from the coding sequence ATGGATACGAACAGGAGTGGTGTCGTGGTCCGGCGCGGGCGTCCGGCGGGGCCGCGCACGATCGGACTGGTCTGTGCCGTCGCCGCCGCGGGCGCGCTGCTGTCGGGCTGCGGAAGCAGCGGCAACGACACGGGAAGCCCCCAGAAGAGCGGGGCCCCCTCAGGGGCGGTCCCCGCCACCGCCACCGCCTCCCCGACCGGCTCGCTCAGCGCGGACCAGGCCCAGCGCAAGGCCCTGGTCCCCAAGGCCAAGGTGGACTACGGGCAGGCGCTGAAGGCGGCGATCGCGGCCGTTCCGTCCTCGGAGGCGATCGCCGCGGAGCTCAAGGGGACGCCCGCCAGCCCCTATTGGGACACCGCGGTGGCGACGACCGACGGGGCGGCCTACGCCGTGCGGGTCGACGCGGTCTCCGGCAAGGCGGAGCAGCCGCGCCCCCAGTCGGACGACCCCGAGGACAAGCAGGAGCTGGCCGCCCGGCTGACCAAGGCCACCGTCACGGCCCAGCAGGCCGCGCAGACGGCCACCGAGAAGACGAAGGGCACCGTCACCACCATCGAGCTCGGCGACGCCGACCACGGCAACAACAACGACAGCGTGGCCTGGACGGTGGGCGTGGTGACCACCGACGACTGGTACGAGACGACCTACGAGATCGACGCGGTCAACCGCAAGGTCCTGTGGATGAACATCGATCAGGACTGA
- a CDS encoding 3-hydroxyacyl-CoA dehydrogenase NAD-binding domain-containing protein has protein sequence MSTPTTAELLKGAAELFPDEVVTSAHVRHLDLPYGAGRFALITLDNGFDHTKPTTFGPGSLANLNAAIDQVEKEAADGDIVGVGLTGKPFIFAVGADLKGVELLKKHEDALAIGKGGHEVFKRLAKLAVPTFAYYNGAAMGGGVEVGLHCSYRTVSKALPAFSLPEVFLGLVPGWGGCALLPNLIGADKAVSVIIENSLNQNKQLKGQQVFDLGIADAIFEGADFLEQSLIWTAGVLKGDVAVERAEVDRGEAWDQAVAKGKFIADGKVHGAAPAAYRALDIIAAAKDGDLQAGFDAEDQALADLIMGGELRAGIYSFNLVQKRAKRPAGAPDKNLARPVSKVGVVGAGLMASQLALLFLRRLEVPVVLTDIDQERVDKGVGYVHAEIDKLLGKGRINQDKANRLKALVSGVLDKAEGFSDADFIIEAVFEEIGVKQTVFAEVEAVAPAHAILATNTSSLSVTEMASKLKHPERVVGFHFFNPVAILPLLEIVRGEKTDDASLATAFGVAKKLKKTAVLVKDAPAFVVNRILTRFMGEIQNVIDEGTPVDVAEKAIEPLGLPMSPLVLLELVGPAIGLHVSETLNRSFPDRFTVSPNLKAVVEAGKRGFYVYDSGKPELDPEVAALLKQGDSVLTEDQVRDRVLDAVAQEIGLMLDEGVVAEAQDIDLCLITGAGWPFHLGGITPYLDRAGVSERVTGKKFLAPGVASVPA, from the coding sequence GTGAGCACCCCCACCACCGCCGAACTCCTGAAGGGCGCGGCCGAGCTGTTCCCCGACGAGGTCGTCACGTCGGCACACGTCCGCCACCTCGATCTGCCGTACGGCGCGGGCAGGTTCGCGCTGATCACGCTCGACAACGGCTTCGACCACACCAAGCCGACCACCTTCGGTCCGGGATCGCTGGCGAACCTCAACGCCGCGATCGACCAGGTCGAGAAGGAGGCCGCGGACGGCGACATCGTCGGCGTCGGCCTCACCGGCAAGCCGTTCATCTTCGCCGTCGGCGCCGACCTCAAGGGCGTCGAGCTGCTGAAGAAGCACGAGGACGCGCTGGCCATCGGCAAGGGCGGCCACGAGGTCTTCAAGCGGCTCGCGAAGCTCGCCGTGCCGACCTTCGCGTACTACAACGGTGCCGCCATGGGCGGTGGCGTCGAGGTCGGTCTGCACTGCTCCTACCGCACGGTCTCCAAGGCCCTGCCGGCCTTCTCGCTGCCCGAGGTCTTCCTCGGTCTCGTCCCGGGCTGGGGCGGCTGCGCACTGCTGCCGAACCTCATCGGCGCGGACAAGGCCGTCTCGGTCATCATCGAGAACTCGCTCAACCAGAACAAGCAGCTCAAGGGCCAGCAGGTCTTCGACCTCGGCATCGCGGACGCGATCTTCGAGGGTGCGGACTTCCTGGAGCAGTCGCTGATCTGGACCGCGGGCGTCCTCAAGGGCGACGTGGCCGTCGAGCGCGCCGAGGTCGACCGCGGTGAGGCCTGGGACCAGGCCGTCGCCAAGGGCAAGTTCATCGCCGACGGCAAGGTGCACGGCGCCGCCCCGGCCGCCTACCGGGCGCTGGACATCATCGCCGCCGCCAAGGACGGCGATCTGCAGGCCGGTTTCGACGCCGAGGACCAGGCCCTGGCGGACCTGATCATGGGCGGCGAACTCCGCGCCGGCATCTACTCGTTCAACCTGGTGCAGAAGCGGGCCAAGCGCCCCGCCGGCGCGCCGGACAAGAACCTGGCGCGTCCGGTCAGCAAGGTCGGTGTCGTCGGCGCCGGTCTGATGGCCTCGCAGCTGGCCCTGCTGTTCCTGCGCCGCCTGGAGGTGCCGGTCGTGCTGACCGACATCGACCAGGAGCGCGTCGACAAGGGTGTGGGCTATGTCCACGCCGAGATCGACAAGCTGCTCGGCAAGGGCCGGATCAACCAGGACAAGGCCAACCGCCTCAAGGCCCTGGTCTCCGGTGTCCTCGACAAGGCCGAGGGCTTCTCCGACGCCGACTTCATCATCGAGGCGGTCTTCGAGGAGATCGGCGTCAAGCAGACGGTGTTCGCGGAGGTGGAGGCCGTCGCCCCGGCGCACGCGATCCTCGCCACCAACACCTCCTCGCTGTCGGTCACCGAGATGGCCTCGAAGCTGAAGCACCCCGAGCGGGTCGTCGGCTTCCACTTCTTCAACCCGGTCGCGATCCTGCCCCTGCTGGAGATCGTCCGCGGCGAGAAGACCGACGACGCCTCGCTGGCCACGGCGTTCGGTGTCGCCAAGAAGCTGAAGAAGACCGCGGTGCTGGTGAAGGACGCCCCGGCGTTCGTCGTCAACCGCATCCTGACCCGCTTCATGGGCGAGATCCAGAACGTCATCGACGAGGGCACCCCGGTCGACGTCGCCGAGAAGGCCATCGAGCCGCTCGGTCTGCCGATGTCGCCGCTGGTGCTGCTGGAGCTGGTCGGCCCGGCGATCGGTCTGCACGTGTCGGAGACCCTGAACCGCTCCTTCCCGGACCGCTTCACGGTCTCCCCGAACCTCAAGGCCGTCGTCGAGGCCGGCAAGCGCGGCTTCTACGTCTACGACTCCGGCAAGCCGGAGCTGGACCCCGAGGTCGCCGCGCTCCTCAAGCAGGGCGACTCGGTGCTGACGGAGGACCAGGTCCGCGACCGTGTCCTGGACGCGGTGGCGCAGGAGATCGGCCTGATGCTGGACGAGGGCGTGGTCGCCGAGGCGCAGGACATCGACCTGTGCCTGATCACCGGCGCCGGCTGGCCCTTCCACCTGGGCGGCATCACGCCGTACCTGGACCGTGCGGGGGTCTCCGAGCGGGTGACCGGCAAGAAGTTCCTGGCCCCGGGAGTCGCGAGCGTGCCCGCGTAA
- a CDS encoding response regulator transcription factor, whose product MSVLLEQPSSLVAYRPNKPTAMVVVADPRVRSTVTRHLWALGVRDVIEASSIAEARPRVGNPRDICVADVHLPDGSGLTLLSETRAAGWPNGLALSAADDIGAVRNALAGGVKGYVVTGTRTNLGLPGRPGASPIGANAARMQRRPPGAPGHPGGYRELSGREVEVLRLVAEGQSNKAIGVSMGLSALTVKSHLARIARKLGTGDRAGMVAVALRTGIIH is encoded by the coding sequence GTGTCTGTTCTCCTCGAGCAACCTTCGAGCCTGGTCGCCTACCGCCCGAACAAGCCGACGGCCATGGTCGTCGTGGCCGACCCTCGCGTCCGCTCCACCGTCACCCGCCACCTGTGGGCCCTCGGAGTGCGCGACGTGATCGAGGCGTCGTCCATCGCGGAGGCCCGTCCCCGCGTCGGCAACCCGCGCGACATCTGCGTTGCCGACGTCCACCTTCCCGACGGCTCCGGCCTCACGCTGCTGTCGGAGACCCGGGCGGCGGGCTGGCCCAACGGCCTCGCGCTGTCCGCGGCCGATGACATCGGTGCCGTACGCAACGCCCTGGCCGGCGGCGTCAAGGGCTATGTCGTCACCGGCACCCGCACCAACCTGGGCCTTCCCGGCCGCCCCGGCGCCTCACCCATCGGCGCCAACGCGGCCCGTATGCAGCGCCGTCCTCCGGGTGCCCCCGGTCACCCGGGCGGATACCGGGAGCTGTCGGGACGCGAGGTCGAGGTGTTGCGGCTGGTGGCGGAGGGCCAGTCCAACAAGGCCATCGGTGTCTCGATGGGGCTGTCGGCGCTGACCGTCAAGAGCCACCTCGCCCGTATTGCCCGCAAGCTCGGCACCGGCGACCGGGCCGGAATGGTGGCGGTCGCCCTGCGTACCGGCATCATTCACTGA
- the hemE gene encoding uroporphyrinogen decarboxylase, translated as MSANQSPAGQQQTGTEDSAFLKACRREPVPHTPVWFMRQAGRSLPEYRKVREGIAMLDSCMRPELVTEITLQPVRRHNVDAAIYFSDIVVPLKAIGIDLDIKPGIGPVVENPIRTRADLEQLRRLEPGDVAYVTEAIGMLVRELGGTPLIGFAGAPFTLASYLVEGGPSRNHERTKAMMYGDPQLWADLLDRLADITAAFLKVQIAAGASAVQLFDSWVGALSPADYRRSVMPASAKVFRAVEGLGVPRIHFGVGTGELLGLMGEAGADVVGVDWRVPLDEAARRVGPGKALQGNIDPAVLFAPREAVETKAREVLDAAAGLEGHIFNLGHGVLPTTDPDALTRLVEYVHTQTAR; from the coding sequence GTGAGCGCCAACCAAAGCCCTGCGGGCCAGCAGCAGACCGGTACGGAAGACTCGGCTTTCCTCAAGGCATGCCGGCGGGAGCCGGTGCCGCACACCCCGGTGTGGTTCATGCGCCAGGCCGGGCGCTCACTGCCCGAATACCGCAAGGTCCGCGAGGGCATCGCGATGCTCGACTCGTGCATGCGGCCCGAGCTGGTCACCGAGATCACGCTGCAGCCCGTGCGCCGCCACAACGTCGACGCCGCCATCTACTTCAGCGACATCGTCGTCCCCCTCAAGGCCATCGGCATCGACCTCGACATCAAGCCCGGTATCGGCCCGGTCGTCGAGAACCCGATCCGCACCCGCGCCGATCTGGAGCAGCTGCGCCGCCTGGAGCCCGGCGACGTCGCGTATGTCACCGAGGCCATCGGCATGCTCGTCCGCGAGCTGGGCGGCACCCCGCTGATCGGCTTCGCCGGTGCGCCCTTCACGCTCGCCAGCTACCTCGTCGAGGGCGGCCCCTCGCGCAACCACGAGCGCACCAAGGCGATGATGTACGGCGACCCGCAGCTGTGGGCCGACCTCCTGGACCGGCTCGCCGACATCACCGCCGCCTTCCTCAAGGTCCAGATCGCGGCCGGGGCGAGCGCGGTGCAGCTCTTCGACTCCTGGGTCGGCGCGCTCTCGCCGGCCGACTACCGCCGCTCCGTGATGCCGGCCTCCGCCAAGGTCTTCCGGGCGGTCGAGGGCCTGGGCGTCCCGCGGATCCACTTCGGTGTCGGCACCGGTGAACTCCTCGGCCTGATGGGCGAGGCGGGCGCGGATGTCGTCGGCGTCGACTGGCGGGTCCCGCTGGACGAGGCGGCCCGCCGCGTCGGCCCCGGCAAGGCGCTCCAGGGCAATATCGACCCGGCCGTGCTCTTCGCCCCCCGCGAGGCCGTCGAGACCAAGGCCCGTGAGGTCCTCGACGCGGCCGCCGGCCTGGAGGGCCACATCTTCAACCTCGGCCACGGCGTCCTGCCCACCACCGACCCGGACGCGCTGACCCGCCTGGTCGAGTACGTGCACACGCAGACGGCGCGCTGA
- a CDS encoding thiolase family protein, whose translation MPRTARDVVFVDGVRTPFGKAGPKGIYHETRADDLVVKAIRELLRRNPALDPAKIDEVAIAATTQIGDQGLTIGRTAGILAGLPQSVPGYSIDRMCAGALTAVTATAGSIAFGAYDAVIAGGVEHMGRHPMGEGVDPNPRFVSEKLVDQSALFMGMTAENLHDRYPQITKQRADEYAVRSQEKAAKAYANGKIQQDLVPISVRNTNAEVGETGWGLVTADEPMRPGTTLENLAGLKTPFRTHGRVTAGNAAGLNDGATASIIASEDFAREHDLPVKMRLVSYAFAGVEPEVMGYGPIPATEKALAKAGLGIEDIDLFEVNEAFAVQVLAFLDHYGIADDDARVNQYGGAIAFGHPLASSGVRLMTQLARQFEEQPQVRYGLTTMCVGFGMGATVIWENPNFDGGSK comes from the coding sequence GTGCCTCGTACCGCTAGGGACGTCGTCTTCGTCGACGGCGTCCGCACCCCGTTCGGCAAGGCGGGCCCGAAGGGCATCTACCACGAGACCCGCGCCGACGATCTCGTCGTGAAGGCCATCCGGGAGCTGCTGCGCCGCAACCCGGCCCTGGACCCCGCGAAGATCGACGAGGTCGCCATCGCCGCGACCACCCAGATCGGTGACCAGGGTCTGACCATCGGCCGCACGGCCGGCATCCTCGCGGGCCTCCCGCAGTCCGTCCCCGGCTACTCCATCGACCGCATGTGCGCCGGTGCGCTGACCGCCGTCACGGCGACCGCCGGCTCCATCGCCTTCGGCGCGTACGACGCCGTCATCGCCGGCGGTGTCGAGCACATGGGCCGCCACCCCATGGGTGAGGGCGTCGACCCGAACCCGCGGTTCGTGAGCGAGAAGCTCGTCGACCAGTCGGCCCTGTTCATGGGCATGACGGCGGAGAACCTCCACGACCGCTACCCGCAGATCACCAAGCAGCGCGCCGACGAGTACGCCGTGCGCTCGCAGGAGAAGGCGGCGAAGGCGTACGCGAACGGGAAGATCCAGCAGGATCTGGTACCGATCTCGGTGCGCAACACCAACGCGGAGGTCGGCGAGACGGGCTGGGGCCTGGTCACCGCCGATGAGCCGATGCGTCCGGGGACGACCCTGGAGAACCTCGCCGGCCTCAAGACGCCGTTCCGTACGCACGGCCGCGTCACCGCCGGTAACGCCGCCGGTCTCAACGACGGCGCCACCGCCTCGATCATCGCCTCCGAGGACTTCGCCCGGGAGCACGACCTCCCGGTCAAGATGCGCCTGGTCTCCTACGCCTTCGCCGGCGTCGAGCCCGAGGTCATGGGCTACGGCCCGATCCCGGCCACCGAGAAGGCCCTCGCCAAGGCGGGCCTGGGCATCGAGGACATCGACCTCTTCGAGGTCAACGAGGCGTTCGCCGTGCAGGTGCTCGCCTTCCTGGACCACTACGGCATCGCCGACGACGACGCGCGCGTCAACCAGTACGGCGGCGCCATCGCCTTCGGCCACCCGCTGGCCTCCTCCGGCGTGCGGCTGATGACCCAGCTGGCCCGGCAGTTCGAGGAGCAGCCGCAGGTCCGCTACGGCCTGACCACCATGTGCGTCGGCTTCGGCATGGGCGCGACGGTCATCTGGGAGAACCCGAACTTCGACGGAGGCAGCAAGTGA
- a CDS encoding ribonuclease D, with product MTDAQKTAADTTLRAAGDSPPDPRPAPVPLLEPREGIPPVTATDDALAEVVAAFAAGTGPVAVDAERASGYRYGQRAYLVQLRREGAGSVLIDPVGCPDLSALGEAIGDAEWVLHAATQDLPCLRDIGMVPTRLFDTELAGRLAGFARVGLGAMVENVLGFALEKGHSAVDWSTRPLPEPWLRYAALDVELLVDLRDALEEELTQQGKLEWARQEFAAIAAAPPPPPRKDPWRRTSGMHKVRRRRQMAVVRELWTARDQVAQRRDVSPGKVLGDAAIVEAALSLPPNSHALAGLPGFGHRMGRRQLEQWQAAVDRARALPESELPQPGQPLNGPPPPRAWADKDPAAAARLSAARAAVTALAESLNLPQENLITPDTVRRLCWEPPAEPSQESVAEVLSGHGARAWQIEQVAPLLTEALLTDPN from the coding sequence GTGACCGACGCCCAAAAGACCGCAGCAGACACGACACTGCGAGCAGCCGGAGACTCGCCTCCGGACCCCCGACCGGCGCCGGTCCCTCTCCTGGAGCCCCGTGAGGGCATCCCCCCGGTGACCGCCACGGACGACGCACTCGCCGAGGTCGTGGCCGCCTTCGCGGCCGGTACGGGCCCGGTGGCCGTCGACGCCGAGCGGGCCTCCGGCTACCGCTACGGCCAGCGCGCCTACCTCGTACAGCTGCGCCGCGAGGGCGCCGGCAGCGTGCTGATCGACCCGGTCGGCTGCCCCGACCTGTCGGCACTGGGCGAGGCGATCGGCGACGCCGAGTGGGTGCTGCACGCCGCCACCCAGGACCTGCCGTGTCTGCGTGACATAGGGATGGTCCCCACCCGGCTGTTCGACACCGAGCTCGCCGGACGGCTGGCCGGGTTCGCCCGGGTGGGCCTGGGCGCCATGGTCGAGAACGTCCTCGGCTTCGCCCTGGAGAAGGGACACTCCGCCGTCGACTGGTCCACCCGTCCGCTGCCCGAGCCGTGGCTGCGCTATGCCGCGCTCGATGTCGAGCTGCTGGTGGATCTGCGGGACGCGCTGGAGGAGGAGCTGACGCAGCAGGGGAAGCTGGAGTGGGCGCGGCAGGAGTTCGCCGCGATCGCCGCCGCTCCCCCGCCGCCGCCCCGCAAGGACCCCTGGCGCCGCACCTCCGGTATGCACAAGGTCCGCCGGCGCCGCCAGATGGCGGTCGTACGGGAGCTGTGGACGGCCCGTGACCAGGTCGCCCAGCGGCGCGATGTCTCGCCCGGCAAGGTGCTCGGGGACGCCGCGATCGTGGAGGCGGCGCTGAGCCTGCCCCCGAACAGCCACGCGCTGGCGGGGCTGCCCGGCTTCGGGCACCGGATGGGCCGCCGGCAGCTGGAGCAGTGGCAGGCCGCCGTGGACCGCGCCCGGGCGCTGCCCGAGAGCGAGCTGCCGCAGCCCGGCCAGCCGCTCAACGGCCCGCCGCCGCCCCGCGCCTGGGCCGACAAGGACCCGGCCGCCGCGGCCCGGCTGTCGGCCGCCCGCGCGGCGGTCACCGCGCTCGCCGAGAGCCTGAATCTCCCGCAGGAGAACTTGATCACTCCGGACACGGTGCGCCGGCTGTGCTGGGAGCCGCCGGCCGAGCCGAGCCAGGAGTCGGTCGCCGAGGTGCTGTCGGGCCACGGCGCCCGCGCCTGGCAGATCGAGCAGGTCGCGCCGCTTCTCACCGAGGCGCTGCTGACGGACCCCAACTGA
- a CDS encoding DUF3000 domain-containing protein → MAAAHEHLADSADEAPIPFRQAVEALRAARLRPEIEIDPTPAPKRLAPFAYALEAAVVERGAGPDGEDRDLADGRLVVLHNPAGDETWQGTFRVVTLARAELEPEMGTDPLLPEVSWSWLTGALDARGVHYGAPSGTVTRAGSYYFGGLAAREPATQIEIRASWTPAEGPGGVPDLAAHLSAWCDLLCQVAGLPPAPLDMTTRGGIVPLPQRRGAQPR, encoded by the coding sequence ATGGCTGCGGCTCATGAACACCTCGCGGACAGCGCGGACGAGGCCCCGATCCCCTTCCGTCAGGCGGTCGAAGCGCTCCGCGCGGCACGGCTGCGGCCGGAGATCGAGATCGATCCGACACCCGCCCCGAAACGGCTCGCCCCGTTCGCGTACGCACTGGAGGCGGCGGTCGTCGAGCGCGGCGCGGGTCCGGACGGCGAGGACCGGGACCTGGCGGACGGGCGGCTGGTGGTGCTGCACAACCCGGCCGGGGACGAGACCTGGCAGGGCACATTCCGCGTGGTGACGCTGGCGCGAGCCGAGCTGGAGCCGGAGATGGGCACCGATCCGCTGCTGCCGGAGGTGTCCTGGTCGTGGCTCACGGGCGCACTGGACGCGCGCGGGGTGCACTACGGCGCACCGAGCGGGACGGTCACCCGGGCCGGCTCGTACTACTTCGGCGGGCTCGCGGCGCGTGAGCCGGCGACCCAGATCGAGATCCGGGCCTCCTGGACGCCGGCCGAGGGCCCCGGCGGGGTGCCGGATCTGGCGGCACACCTGTCGGCCTGGTGCGATCTGCTGTGCCAGGTGGCGGGCCTGCCGCCGGCCCCGCTCGACATGACGACGCGCGGCGGGATCGTCCCGCTGCCCCAGCGCCGTGGCGCACAGCCGCGCTGA